From the Manihot esculenta cultivar AM560-2 chromosome 3, M.esculenta_v8, whole genome shotgun sequence genome, one window contains:
- the LOC110610687 gene encoding putative pectinesterase/pectinesterase inhibitor 45 has product MVFQDFDRISERRRLEREQKFKRRVIIAFISLLALLVIVAAGILFIIWDNSINSAKRHQQHQEQEQQRQHQQHQQPKGEEATQPKEPSKNNVAQVSKVLKKICNATTYKETCLSSIKDAVEKDPSAPHPKAIIKLGIQSTKDEVGKVLDKASSFNFNTPQEKAAFEDCKVLMADAKQELEESISHADSDDGNFKKNEAELNNWLSAVMSYQQTCIDGFPEGKLKSDMENVFNASKELTSNSLALVSSLTSILQSLLISQSGRRLLTKEPNSFSMEEDGLPSWISHEDRRMLKAETERDDKPKPNVVVAKDSSGDFKTISAALAAMPKNYEGRYVIFVKAGTYDETVTVTKKMVNLTIYGDGSMKTIITGSKNFKDGVQTFRTATFAAIGEGFMAKSIGIRNTAGPEKHQAVALRVQADRSIFVNCRFEGYQDTLYTQAHRQYYRSCVVVGTIDFIFGDASAILQNCLILVRKPMANQQNIITAQGRIDPHETTGLVLQNCRIKPHPDLVRVKAKVKSYLGRPWKEYSRTIVMESTIGDFIQPDGWLPWKGEKGLKTLYYAEFDNKGPGSKTDARVKWPGYHVINKEEAKKFTIKPFIQGDWISDMGAPVHFGLF; this is encoded by the exons ATGGTATTTCAGGATTTTGATCGAATTTCTGAGAGGAGAAGATTAGAAAGAGAACAAAAGTTTAAGAGGAGAGTTATCATTGCTTTTATTTCGCTTCTCGCTTTGCTTGTTATAGTTGCTGCTGGAATTTTGTTCATTATCTGGGATAACTCCATAAACAGCGCCAAACGGCATCAGCAGCATCAGGAACAGGAGCAGCAGCGGCAGCACCAGCAGCACCAGCAGCCGAAGGGAGAAGAAGCAACTCAACCTAAAGAACCTTCCAAGAATAACGTTGCACAAGTCAGTAAAgttcttaaaaaaatatgtaatgcCACCACTTACAAAGAAACTTGCTTAAGTTCTATCAAGGATGCCGTGGAAAAGGATCCTTCTGCACCTCATCCTAAAGCGATTATCAAGTTAGGTATACAATCAACTAAGGATGAAGTCGGCAAGGTTTTAGACAAAGCTTCGTCCTTTAACTTCAACACCCCACAAGAGAAAGCAGCATTTGAAGATTGTAAAGTGTTAATGGCGGATGCCAAACAAGAATTGGAAGAATCTATTTCTCATGCTGATTCTGACGATgggaattttaagaaaaatgaagCAGAATTGAATAATTGGTTAAGTGCTGTAATGTCTTATCAACAAACTTGTATTGATGGATTCCCTGAAGGGAAATTGAAGTCTGATATGGAAAATGTCTTTAATGCATCCAAGGAACTTACCAGTAATTCTCTTGCTTTGGTCTCATCGTTAACATCAATCCTTCAATCGCTTCTGATTTCACAATCTGGTCGTCGCCTTCTAACTAAGGAACCCAACTCATTTTCAATGGAAGAAGATGGACTTCCAAGTTGGATCAGCCATGAGGATCGACGGATGCTGAAGGCTGAAACCGAACGCGATGACAAGCCAAAACCAAATGTTGTCGTGGCCAAAGATAGCAGCGGAGACTTTAAAACTATTTCTGCTGCTTTGGCTGCCATGCCAAAAAATTATGAAGGACG GTACGTGATCTTTGTCAAAGCAGGAACTTATGATGAAACCGTGACAGTGACAAAGAAGATGGTGAATCTCACCATCTACGGTGATGGATCAATGAAGACCATCATCACTGGAAGCAAAAATTTCAAAGATGGAGTTCAGACTTTTAGAACTGCAACTTTTG CGGCAATAGGGGAAGGATTTATGGCAAAATCAATTGGAATCAGAAACACAGCAGGTCCAGAAAAACATCAAGCAGTGGCCCTCAGAGTTCAAGCAGATCGTTCAATATTCGTCAACTGTCGTTTTGAGGGCTACCAAGATACCCTATATACACAAGCTCACCGCCAGTATTATAGAAGTTGCGTCGTCGTTGGAACTATTGATTTCATCTTCGGTGATGCATCAGCAATCCTCCAGAACTGCCTGATCCTTGTCAGGAAACCCATGGCAAACCAGCAGAACATCATTACAGCTCAGGGCAGGATTGATCCACATGAAACGACAGGACTTGTTCTTCAGAATTGTCGCATTAAGCCACATCCAGATCTGGTTCGTGTTAAAGCAAAAGTGAAGAGTTACCTTGGAAGACCCTGGAAAGAGTATTCAAGAACCATTGTAATGGAATCAACAATTGGAGATTTTATTCAACCTGATGGATGGCTGCCATGGAAAGGAGAAAAAGGATTAAAGACACTTTACTATGCAGAGTTCGACAACAAAGGACCTGGTTCAAAAACTGATGCTAGAGTAAAATGGCCTGGTTATCATGTGATTAATAAAGAAGAAGCCAAAAAGTTTACTATAAAGCCTTTTATCCAAGGAGATTGGATTAGTGACATGGGGGCTCCTGTTCATTTTGGCTTATTTTAG
- the LOC110610654 gene encoding pectinesterase 3, with product MDTAGSISFKSYSKVDEHAEESFRRRTRKRFIIIAVSTFMLLIIIVGALVGTLAPMNNKKSRDKDLSSQTESIRAVCNVTRYPDSCYSSMSSALRPSSNVSDPRNPDLEIHKLFLLSLKIALNEIMSLSSLPSRIISSQRYSNETNDPLVLSALHACETLFEDAIYHIKECISSIAVHQEDKIMLDDIRTWLSTAVTDQETCIDGLKDTGKQLILTDEVRYAMINSTMFASNSLAIASKLLTVLDDLHIPIHRKLLRVLDEHSHVDDGFPTWIHVGDRRLLLEEKPKPNVTVAWDGSGDFKSISEAMESIPKKSKSRFVIYVKEGLYLGNVTISKDYWNVMIYGDGMNKTIVSASQNAVDGVSTFFSGTCIAAGRGFIAKDIGFQNTAGPQKEQAVALRSSSDQSIFYRCSFDAFQDTLYTHSNRQFYRDCQIRGTIDFIFGNAAVVFQNCSIQPRQPMPRQFNTITAQSKSDPNQNTGMSIQRCRMDPFDNLTAPTYLGRPWRDYATTVIMQSYIGGFLDPAGWAEWEANVSSVFYAEFENFGAGSLTNRRVRWPGVRLNITSEVAQEFTVEAFIHGSRWLPQAHVIYDGTL from the exons ATGGATACTGCTGGTTCTATCTCCTTCAAGAGCTATAGTAAAGTAGATGAACATGCAGAGGAATCATTTCGCCGGAGAACCCGTAAACGGTTCATTATCATCGCCGTCTCCACCTTCATGTTGCTCATAATCATCGTCGGTGCGTTGGTAGGCACTTTAGCGCCAATGAACAACAAAAAATCCAGAGATAAAGATCTGTCTTCTCAAACAGAGTCCATTAGAGCTGTGTGCAATGTTACAAGGTATCCTGATTCCTGCTATTCGAGCATGTCTTCTGCTCTCAGACCCTCTTCCAATGTTAGCGATCCTCGTAATCCTGACCTAGAAATCCACAAGTTGTTTTTGTTGTCTCTGAAGATCGCACTCAATGAGATCATGAGCCTATCTTCTTTGCCTTCAAGGATCATTTCCTCTCAAAGGTATAGCAATGAGACTAATGATCCACTAGTGCTGTCTGCATTGCATGCATGCGAGACACTCTTCGAGGACGCCATTTATCACATAAAAGAATGCATATCATCCATTGCAGTGCATCAGGAAGACAAGATCATGTTGGACGATATCAGGACTTGGCTAAGCACAGCCGTAACGGATCAGGAAACGTGCATAGATGGGTTAAAGGATACAGGGAAGCAACTGATCTTAACAGATGAAGTGAGATATGCTATGATCAACTCCACAATGTTCGCCAGTAACAGCTTGGCGATTGCTTCCAAATTATTGACCGTTCTTGATGATCTCCACATACCAATTCATCGAAAGCTTTTAAGGGTTCTCGATGAGCATAGCCATGTTGATGATGGATTTCCGACGTGGATTCACGTCGGCGACAGGAGACTGCTCCTGGAGGAGAAACCCAAGCCCAATGTAACAGTAGCATGGGATGGAAGTGGAGATTTTAAGAGTATAAGCGAGGCAATGGAATCCATTCCTAAGAAGAGCAAGTCAAGATTTGTTATTTACGTAAAAGAAGGTTTATACTTGGGGAATGTGACAATAAGCAAGGATTATTGGAACGTCATGATTTATGGTGATGGAATGAATAAAACCATTGTCTCCGCCAGCCAAAACGCCGTGGACGGCGTGTCCACTTTCTTCTCCGGCACTTGCA TTGCTGCTGGAAGAGGGTTCATTGCGAAGGACATAGGCTTCCAGAACACAGCAGGTCCCCAAAAGGAGCAAGCAGTAGCGCTACGATCGTCGTCAGATCAATCCATCTTCTATCGTTGCTCCTTCGACGCATTTCAGGACACACTCTACACACATTCAAATCGCCAATTCTACCGAGATTGCCAAATCAGAGGGACGATAGACTTCATCTTTGGAAATGCAGCAGTGGTTTTCCAAAACTGTAGCATACAACCAAGGCAACCAATGCCACGCCAATTCAATACCATCACTGCTCAAAGCAAATCTGACCCAAATCAGAACACAGGCATGTCAATCCAACGGTGTCGAATGGATCCTTTTGACAACCTCACAGCTCCCACATATCTTGGAAGGCCCTGGAGAGACTATGCAACTACAGTAATAATGCAATCTTACATCGGAGGATTCTTGGATCCAGCGGGATGGGCAGAGTGGGAGGCGAATGTGAGTAGTGTATTCTATGCAGAGTTTGAAAATTTTGGAGCTGGATCATTGACAAATAGAAGAGTGCGATGGCCTGGTGTCAGGCTTAATATTACTTCTGAAGTGGCCCAGGAATTCACTGTGGAGGCTTTCATTCATGGAAGCCGGTGGCTGCCACAAGCCCATGTAATATATGATGGAACACTGTAA